One Engraulis encrasicolus isolate BLACKSEA-1 chromosome 5, IST_EnEncr_1.0, whole genome shotgun sequence DNA segment encodes these proteins:
- the oprd1b gene encoding opioid receptor, delta 1b produces MDQSTLSPADLADIYSVIPFNVTQDDFFGLVSNSSVGSQNRKSASGMIIAVCITALYSVICVVGLLGNILVMYGVVRYTKMKTATNIYIFNLALADALATSTLPFQSAKYLMNTWPFGEPLCKLVIAIDYYNMFTSIFTLTMMSVDRYIAVCHPVKALDFRTATKAKVINVCIWILSSAVGVPIMVMAVTVPVVDQDITICTLRFPEPDWYWDTVTKICVFIFAFVMPVLVITICYGLMILRLKSVRLLSGSKEKDRNLRRITRMVLVVVAAFIVCWTPIHIFIMVKTLVDVDTSNPLVVASWHLSIALGYTNSSLNPVLYAFLDENFKRCFRDFCLPFRSRLEQSSFSRARNATQEPVSVCARRQQQREEYGND; encoded by the exons ATGGATCAGTCAACTCTCTCCCCTGCTGACTTGGCAGACATCTACTCTGTCATCCCTTTCAATGTTACCCAGGATGATTTCTTCGGTCTGGTGTCCAACAGCAGTGTCGGCTCACAGAACAGGAAAAGCGCTTCTGGCATGATTATCGCCGTGTGTATCACGGCGCTCTACTCGGTGATCTGCGTTGTGGGACTCCTTGGAAACATATTGGTCATGTACGGCGTGGTAAG ATACACCAAGATGAAGACGGCCACCAACATCTACATCTTCAACCTGGCACTGGCCGACGCGCTGGCCACCAGCACGCTTCCCTTCCAGAGCGCCAAGTACCTGATGAACACCTGGCCGTTTGGCGAGCCGCTGTGCAAGCTGGTCATCGCCATCGACTACTACAACATGTTCACCAGCATCTTCACGCTGACCATGATGAGCGTGGACCGCTACATCGCCGTGTGCCACCCGGTCAAGGCGTTGGACTTCCGCACCGCCACCAAGGCCAAGGTCATCAACGTCTGCATCTGGATCCTGTCCTCCGCCGTCGGGGTGCCCATCATGGTCATGGCCGTCACCGTGCCTGTGGTGGACCAAG ACATAACCATCTGCACCTTGAGGTTCCCCGAGCCTGACTGGTACTGGGACACGGTCACCAAGATCTGCGTGTTCATCTTCGCCTTCGTGATGCCCGTGCTGGTCATCACCATCTGCTACGGCCTGATGATCTTGCGGCTGAAGAGCGTGCGCCTGCTCTCGGGCTCCAAGGAGAAGGACCGCAACCTGCGCCGCATCACCCgcatggtgctggtggtggtggcggccttCATCGTCTGCTGGACGCCCATCCACATCTTCATCATGGTGAAGACGCTGGTGGACGTGGACACCAGCAACCCGCTGGTGGTGGCCAGCTGGCACCTGAGCATCGCGCTGGGCTACACCAACAGTAGCCTGAACCCTGTGCTCTACGCCTTCCTGGACGAGAACTTCAAGCGCTGCTTCCGCGACTTCTGCCTGCCGTTCCGCTCGCGCCTGGAGCAGAGCAGCTTTTCTCGCGCGCGCAACGCCACCCAGGAGCCCGTGTCCGTgtgcg CAAGGAGGCAACAGCAACGAGAAGAATATGGAAACGACTAA